In Miscanthus floridulus cultivar M001 chromosome 8, ASM1932011v1, whole genome shotgun sequence, the sequence tgtggcATCCTGCCTGCCAACTATCTCCATAAAATCATCCACGAAAGAAGTTGTTTGTGTAAATGTAGCTTGAGGTGGCGTAGCATGCTCAATCAGACCAATCTCTCTCAAGTTTGTTGCTAGCTTCTTTAGCTTCTTAAGAGCATTGTCCACCTTTCCGCTCAGAACAATGGACCCCAGAAATGGTTTGCTCTGGTTCACTGACATCAAAACTTTCTGACTCCAAGACATGCCATGCTGAGCCTCAGCATACTGTGCATTATAAATGAAATCTTCAACAACTTCATCAGCCTCGTCAATAACAGCCTGAGCTTCCTTGATTAGTTTTTTAACAATTGGTCTTCTCCAGCATATGTTTTCTGAGTCTTTCATCAAAGATTGCACAGTTAACAGCTGCATTTCAAGCTCTTTGCGCTTGGCTTCCAGGTTCCATGTATCAGCCAGGGTTGTTGCAAGGTTGCCGGTGGCCTTGCCAAGTATAGATTGTAAAATGCCAGGAAGAAATTCCGCCATGGCTCTTTGTTATAGATCTTCTGGTGGATATCTTTTCTCTATTCTGAGATCTGCAGTATTATACATGTGGTCAACAAAGACAGCCCTCAGTTTAAGAATTTCAAGTAcatattaaacaaaaaaaaaactattctCCAACCTCAGAACGACAAAAGACATTCACAAAAAGGAGAAACCCCCAGTACATGACAAAGAAATTCGTCAGTTTTTTTTCTCAATCACACGATATCTCGTACTTGAATAACGTAATACAGTAGACCATTGTGCTAAAGCGTTGCCCAATCACACACATAAAAGGTGACACACTAAGTCACTTGCCCATACAAATGATACTTTCACAATCATTTCTTAGAACTATACATAGCATTCAACAGAATCTCTATTTATGTCTGCAACTTTTAATGCAAACATCAATATGCATTCACATTTGGGTAACAATATTgtttagagcaagcgcatgagtaaTCGTCAAATCCCTCCTGTAATCTCTTCCTGGTATGGCAGGAGTCATGTTTGTGACAACTCCTTCGATCAATACAAGCTGTAGGTGGAAAAAAAAAGCAGAACATATTGTTTTGGGGGAAAAAAAAGTAATCATCAAATCCAAAATATGGTCGATATAATCAGTAAAAGGTGCTTTTCTCCTGTCATGTTGTATCAAATCCCCAGCCATGCGCCAGAAGAGTTTAAATAACAACTAAAGCAGAACATACCCCTACCCAAATACCCAATTGTGTCCCTAGTTTCCTCCAAAAGAGGGTAATCGAATGGAGCTTAACACATACCAAAAGAGCTAGGTTCCAGCCTTGGGCCGCTGCAACCACCTACACCACATCACATACAACCGGTTGACTGAATCACGCCTAAAGTGAGATATTGTGTGGAGCATTAAACGTACAAAGTACAGGGTTTAAACCCTGCTTTTTCAAAAACGCGAAATACAAACCCTAGTAGCGAAAAACCCGACGAATTAGGCGAACGAATACGATTTACGATACCATGAACGGAGCCCTAATTTCGTAAACGAGAGAGGCGACGGAAACGGAACCTTATTCTCACCGGTCGTGACGGCGGGACGCTCCGAGTAACACGAACCAATGGCGCTCCGTCCAATCGACGCTCACACCAGCAGCGAAGACGAGCTCCAACTCCGCCTTCTCCCCCGCCTCCGcttccccccacccccaccctccGCCTTCACGAGCGCAGCCGCCAACGGGAGAAGAGGAGAGGAGCTTCTGCGGCCAATCGCCGCTCACACCAGCGGCGAAGACGAGCTCCGCCTCCGCCTGCCTTCTTGTTCGTGGGCTCGTGGCTCATCGGCAAAGCGATATTGGCCGAGCCCATCGCACCTTTTTTTTTTGGATAAAGGAGCCCATCGCACCTTGGGTTCAAACTACCGGAAACCGGAAACCGGAAACCCTACCTAAACCAAGTCGGACTCCTTTGGTTGGAGCCGTCAATAAAAGCCGCGGCCCCCGCCCTTGGTTGGAGCAACCAAGAACACGGAGCCGCCTCCCATCCGCAGCGATCGTCGAGATTTCTCCTGATCCCGCAAGGCTGCCGCTCGCTCGCCAGCTGATCGAGAGCAAAGGCATGTGGGACGTCGACTTCGTCTTCGAGCCCGTCATTCTGGAGCTCTACGTGATGGCCATGCAATCCTTGCTGGCCGACGGTGAGCCGTTGAGCGAGACCAGCCCGGAAGTGAAGGCGTACATGGGTGACCTGAAGGCCCTCGCGCCTAGGGCTGACGATGTCCTCGTATCCTACCGCAACGAGGCGCTGCGCCGCGAGAACGAGGCCGGCGAGCCCGCCGCACGCAAGCTGATGATCAGGTACTTCAGTGGCCGGAACCCGCTCCTGTTCCGGCTCACCACGGTAAGGGAAATGCGCAAAGTTCTCAAGGAAGTAAGAAAGCTATGGACGAGCATGAAAACGTCTGGTGTCACCGAGAAGCTGACAAGCGCAAGAAGAAAACGAGGGGAAGCTGATGCGGAAGAGAGACGACCAGCAAGATGAGCAATGCGGTACTGATCTGCAAGCCGATCTTGAAGCATAATGCGAGAATAGTTGTTACAATCCACGGCATTATATTTACTAGAGATTTGTTTGCAAGGCTGTGATTGCTATGTTTATTGGCCATCAACTTCTGTTCATTGCTTTATGTTACCAATTTTCTTCTAGGGATGATTAGATCTATGATCTATCTATGTTAGTCATTGACAAGAAGATTAGAGTTGTTCTAGACTTGGTTTCTATATGGCTGAAGTGAAAGTCACTGAAAGTACGACATTACAATGAGTCAATGACTACGCTGTTACCGTAGCGCGTGGCATACTGGGAGCGTATATGATGCAC encodes:
- the LOC136474296 gene encoding disease resistance protein RGA2-like, whose translation is MAEFLPGILQSILGKATGNLATTLADTWNLEAKRKELEMQLLTVQSLMKDSENICWRRPIVKKLIKEAQAVIDEADEVVEDFIYNAQYAEAQHGMSWSQKVLMSVNQSKPFLGSIVLSGKVDNALKKLKKLATNLREIGLIEHATPPQATFTQTTSFVDDFMEIVGRQDATNSLVELLLAQEDQRKIQVVPIVGIGGLGKTTLAKLVYNDLRVKDHFAVKAWYYYGDCYDICSVLKYVIESITDENWKGGNDLQHLQKGLVEAISHRRMLLVIDDYASSDSQFEDKLKSALCSSWGPGSCILLTEHPSNLRI